Below is a window of Escherichia coli DSM 30083 = JCM 1649 = ATCC 11775 DNA.
CGAAGAACCGTCCACAGGCCGATGTGCAGGTGATCTACAACGTGCGTACGCCGCAGGATGTGATTTTCGCCGATGAGTGGCGTAACTATCCGGTAACGCTGGTGGCGGAAAATAACGTTACCGAAGGCTTTATCGCTGGTCGTCTCACTCGCGAACTGCTGACTCGCGTTCCTGATTTAGCCTCACGTACCGTGATGACCTGTGGCCCTGCTCCATATATGGATTGGGTAGAGCAGGAAGTGAAAGCGCTCGGCGTGACGCGTTTCTTTAAAGAGAAATTCTTCACCCCAGTAGCGGAAGCGGCGACCAGTGGTCTGAAATTCACCAAACTGCAACCGGCACGAGAATTTTACGCTCCGGTTGGCACCACGCTACTGGAGGCGCTGGAAAGCAATAACGTTCCGGTTGTCGCCGCCTGCCGTGCGGGTGTTTGCGGCTGCTGTAAGACGAAAGTGATTTCCGGTGAATATACGGTGAGCAGCACAATGACGCTGACCGACGCCGAAATCGCTGAAGGTTACGTACTGGCCTGCTCCTGCCATCCGCAGGGGGATTTGGTTCTCGCATAATCGCCTGATGCCCGATGATATTCCTTTCATCGGGCTATTTAACCGTTAGTGCCTCCTTTTTCTCCCATCCCTTCCCCCTCCGTCAGATGAACTAAACTTGTTACCGTTATCACATTCAGGAGATGGAGAACCATGAAACAAACGGTTGCAGCTTATATCGCCAAAACACTCGAATCGGCAGGCGTGAAACGCATCTGGGGAGTCACGGGCGACTCTCTGAACGGTCTTAGTGACAGTCTTAATCGCATGGGCACCATCGAGTGGATGTCCACCCGGCATGAAGAAGTGGCGGCGTTTGCCGCTGGCGCTGAAGCACAACTTAGCGGAGAACTGGCGGTCTGTGCCGGATCGTGCGGTCCCGGCAACCTGCACTTAATCAACGGCCTGTTCGATTGCCACCGCAATCACGTTCCGGTACTGGCGATTGCCGCTCATATTCCCTCCAGCGAAATTGGCAGCGGCTATTTCCAGGAAACCCACCCACAAGAGTTATTCCGCGAATGTAGTCACTATTGCGAGCTGGTTTCCAGCCCAGAGCAGATCCCACAAGTGCTGGCAATTGCTATGCGCAAAGCGGTGCTTAACCGTGGCGTTTCCGTTGTTGTGTTACCGGGCGACGTGGCGTTAAAACCTGCGCCAGAAGGGGCAACTACCCACTGGTATCATGCGCCACAGCCGGTAGTAACACCGGAAGAAGAAGAGTTACGCAAACTGGCGCAACTGCTGCGTTATTCCAGCAATATCGCCCTGATGTGTGGCAGCGGCTGTGCGGGGGCGCATAAAGAGTTAGTTGAGTTTGCCGGGAAAATTAAAGCGCCTATAGTCCATGCCCTGCGCGGTAAAGAACATGTCGAATACGATAATCCATATGATGTTGGAATGACGGGATTAATCGGCTTTTCGTCAGGTTTCCATACCATGATGAACGCCGATACGTTAGTGCTGCTCGGTACTCAGTTTCCCTACCGTGTGTTCTACCCGACCGATGCCAAAATTATTCAGATTGATATCAACCCAGCCAGCATCGGCGCGCATAGCAAGGTAGATATGGCGCTGGTCGGCGATATCAAATCAACCCTGCGCGCATTGCTGCCACTGGTGGAAGAAAAAACCGAACGCAAGTTTCTGGATAAGGCGCTGGAAGATTACCGCGACGCCCGCAAAGGGCTGGACGATTTAGCTAAACCGAGTGAGAAAGCCATTCACCCGCAATATCTGGCGCAGCAAATTAGTCATTTTGCCGCCGATGACGCTATTTTCACCTGTGACGTTGGTACGCCAACGGTGTGGGCGGCACGTTATCTAAAAATGAACGGCAAGCGTCGCCTGTTAGGTTCGTTTAACCATGGTTCGATGGCTAACGCCATGCCGCAGGCGCTGGGCGCGCAGGCAACCGAGCCGGAACGCCAGGTGGTCGCCATGTGCGGCGATGGCGGTTTTAGCATGTTGATGGGCGATTTCCTCTCGGTAGTGCAGATGAAACTGCCAGTGAAAATTATCGTCTTTAATAACAGCGTGCTGGGCTTTGTGGCGATGGAGATGAAAGCTGGTGGCTATTTGACTGATGGCACCGAACTACACGACACCAACTTTGCCCGAATTGCCGAAGCCTGCGGCATTACGGGTATTCGTGTAGAAAAAGCGTCTGAAATCGATGAAGCTCTGCAACGCGCCTTCTCCATCGACGGTCCGGTGTTGGTGGATGTGGTTGTCGCCAAAGAAGAATTAGCCATTCCACCGCAGATCAAACTCGAACAGGCCAAAGGTTTCAGCCTGTATATGCTGCGCGCAATCATCAGCGGACGCGGTGATGAAGTGATCGAACTGGCGAAAACGAACTGGCTAAGGTAAAAAGGGTGGCATTTCCCGTCATAATAAGGACATGCCATGATTGATTTACGCAGTGATACCGTTACCCGACCGAGCCGCGCCATGCTCGAAGCGATGATGGCCGCCCCGGTTGGGGACGACGTTTACGGAGACGACCCTACCGTTAATGCTCTGCAGGACTATGCAGCAGAGCTTTCCGGTAAAGAAGCCGCCATTTTTCTGCCGACCGGCACTCAGGCCAACCTGGTCGCTCTGCTCAGTCACTGCGAACGCGGCGAAGAGTATATCGTCGGTCAGGCCGCGCATAACTATCTGTTTGAAGCCGGTGGCGCAGCAGTGCTGGGCAGTATTCAGCCGCAACCCATCGACGCAGCTGCCGACGGCACGCTACCGCTGGATAAAGTGGCGATGAAAATCAAACCCGACGATATCCATTTCGCCCGCACCAAATTACTCAGTCTGGAAAACACCCACAACGGCAAAGTGCTGCCGCGTGAATACTTAAAAGAGGCATGGGAATTTACCCGCAAGCGCAATCTGGCGCTGCATGTTGACGGTGCGCGCATCTTTAATGCCGTGGTGGCTTACGGCTGCGAACTGAAAGAGATCACGCAATATTGTGACTCGTTCACCATTTGCCTGTCGAAAGGTCTTGGGACGCCAGTCGGTTCATTACTCGTCGGTAATCGTGATTACATTAAACGTGCCATTCGCTGGCGGAAAATGACAGGTGGCGGGATGCGCCAGTCCGGCATTCTGGCTGCCGCCGGGATGTATGCGCTGAAAAATAACGTCGCACGTTTGCAGGAAGACCACGACAATGCCACCTGGATGGCGGAGCAGTTGCGTGAAGCAGGCACGGATGTGATGCGTCAGGACACCAATATGCTGTTTGTTCGCGTCGGGGAAGAAAATGCTGCCGCGTTAGGCGAATACATGAAAGCGAGAAACGTGCTGATTAACGCCTCGCCGATTGTCCGCCTGGTGACCCATCTTGACGTCTCGCGTGCACAACTGGCGGAAGTCGCCGCCCACTGGCGCGCATTCCTGGCGCGTTAAGGAGGGAGACGTGCCGCAACGCATTTTAGTTCTCGGTGCCAGTGGCTACATTGGTCAGCATCTGGTGCGCACACTCAGCCAGCAAGGGCATCAGCTCCTGGCGGCGGCACGTCATGTCGACAGGCTTGCAAAGCTGCAACTGGCAAATGTCAGTTGCCATAAAGTCGATCTCAGCTGGCCGGATAACCTTCCGGCCCTGTTGCAGGATATTGATACGGTCTATTTTCTGGTGCACAGCATGGGCGAAGGCGGCGATTTTATCGCTCAGGAGCGCCAGGTGGCTCTCAACGTCCGCGATGCGCTACGTGAAGTCCCAGTTAAGCAATTAATCTTTCTCAGTTCGTTGCAGGCCCCGCCACATGAGCAGTCGGACCATCTGCGCGCCCGTCAGGCTACGGCGGACATTCTTCGTGAAGCGGGTGTCCCGGTGACCGAATTGCGTGCCGGAATAATCGTTGGTGCAGGTTCAGCGGCGTTCGAGGTCATGCGCGATATGGTCTACAACCTGCCAGTGTTAACGCCGCCACGCTGGGTCCGTTCACGCACCACGCCCATCGCGCTGGAAAACTTGCTGCACTATCTGGTGGCGCTGTTAGATCATCCAGCCAGCGAACATCGCATCTTCGAAGCCGCCGGACCAGAAGTGCTCAGTTATCAGCAACAGTTTGAACATTTTATGGCGGTGAGCGGTAAGCGCCGCTGGTTGCTCCCCATCCCCTTTCCCACCCGCTGGATTTCGGTGTGGTTTCTTAATGTGATTACTTCCGTACCACCCACCACCGCCAGGGCGTTGATTCAGGGGCTGAAACACGATCTGCTGGCAGATGACACCGCGTTACGTGCACTCATTCCACAACCGCTGATTGCTTTCGATGACGCGGTACGTAGCACGTTGAAAGAGGAAGAAAAACTGGTCAACTCCAGCGACTGGGGATATGACGCGCAGGCTTTTGCTCGCTGGCGACCAGAATACGGTTATTTTGCCAAACAGGCGGGGTTTACCGTTAAAACGTCTGCCAGACTTCAGGCGCTATGGCGGGTGGTCAATCAAATCGGCGGTAAAGAGCGTTATTTCTTTGGCAATATTTTGTGGCAGACTCGAGCGCTGATGGACCTTGCGATCGGTCATAAACTGGCAAAAGGCCGCCCGGAGCGCGAATATTTGCAAACTGGCGATGCGGTGGATAGCTGGAAAGTCATTGTCGTTGAACCGGAAAAACAACTTACGCTGTTATTTGGCATGAAAGCGCCGGGGCTGGGACGACTGTGTTTTACCCTGGAAGATAAAGGTGACTATCGTACTATCGATGTTCGCGCATTCTGGCATCCGCACGGTATGCCAGGGTTGTTTTACTGGTTATTGATGATCCCCGCGCATCTGTTTATTTTTCGCGGAATGGCAAAACGAATCGCCAGACTGGCAGAACAAAGCACAGATTAATCGACAAAACCTGCGTTATTCTTTCATGTTTCCCATTGCATCATGGGGGAAATCACGGAAGAATGCGCACGTTATTTTCTCAACAACAGTGGATTGATATGAAGGTACTGGTTACCGGCGCCACCAGCGGCTTAGGTCGAAACGCGGTAGAGTTTTTATGCCAGAAAGGCATCAGCGTGCGAGCGACCGGTCGCAACGAGGCAATGGGTAAATTGCTGGAAAAAATGGGCGCAGAGTTTGTTCCGGCGGATCTGACCGAGCTGGTTTCATCACAAGCTAAAGTGATGCTCGCGGGCATTGATACGCTGTGGCACTGCTCCAGCTTTACCTCGCCCTGGGGGACACAACAGGCTTTCGATCTGGCTAACGTTCGCGCCACTCGCCGCCTGGGTGAATGGGCTGTCGCCTGGGGTGTGCGTAACTTTATTCATATCTCTTCCCCCTCCCTGTACTTCGATTATCACCACCATCGCGATATTAAAGAAGATTTTCGCCCTCACCGCTTCGCCAACGAGTTTGCCCGCAGCAAAGCAGCCAGCGAAGAGGTGATCAATATGCTTTCGCAGGCGAATCCACAAACGCGCTTTACTATTCTGCGCCCACAAAGTCTGTTCGGACCGCACGATAAAGTCTTTATCCCCCGTCTGGCGCATATGATGCACCACTACGGCAGCATTCTGTTACCGCACGGCGGCAGTGCGCTGGTCGATATGACCTACTATGAAAATGCCGTGCACGCCATGTGGCTGGCAAGCCAGGAAGCCTGCGATAAGCTACCTTCCGGGCGTGTGTACAACATCACCAACGGCGAGCATCGCACACTGCGCAGCATCGTGCAGAAGCTGATCGACGAGTTGAATATTGACTGTCGTATTCGTTCCGTCCCTTACCCGATGCTGGATATGATCGCCCGCAGCATGGAGCGTTTAGGCCGCAAGTCAGCAAAAGAGCCGCCGCTGACCCACTACGGCGTCTCCAAGTTGAATTTTGACTTTACGCTGGATATTACGCGTGCGCAGGAAGAGTTAGGTTATCAACCAGTCCTCACCCTGGATGAAGGTATCGAGAAAACTGCCGCCTGGCTACGCGACCACGGAAAACTGCCGCGCTAATCCTGCCCGTATTTCTCCAGCAACGCTTCGGCAATCGCCTGAGTTTCTGCATCCGCTTCGCCGTTGTATAACGTCGGGCGGAAATGCATCTGGAACGCCATAATCACGCGCCGCTGCTCGCGCGGAGTCATATCAGGCTTTACGTCATAACCATAACGCGCCAAAAGCTCCAGCAATGACGCGGTCTCTACCGGTGTGTGCGGCGCGCGCCCGGCAAGGTAAAAGTTCACCCGCTGCGCATCCGGCCAGGCACCAATCCCCTGCTGCGCCAGTTGCTTCCAGGGAAATAATGGCCCCGGATCGTCTTTGCGCTGCGGCGCAATATCCGCATGTGCTACTACGTTTTCCGGCTTGATGTAATAACGGGCAATAATATCTTTCGCCAGCGGAATAAGCGCCTGAATCTGTGCCGGTTCAAACGGGGCAAAATATTTCACTCCCGCCGATTTTTGCCAGCCACGGTTTTCCAGCTCAATGCCAATAGAGGTGTCGTTAAGGCGCGTTGCCCCGCGCCAGGCGCTAATCCCCGCATGCCAGGCCAGTTCTTGTTCCGGCACCAGTTGCCAGATGCGCGGTTTACCGTTGTATCGCGGTGGCACCGCAGGGACCAGATAATGCGAGCTGACCTGCTTATCGGTCAGTGTCGCCAGCGAGCTATCAAAATCATCTGCGGTGTAGTGGATCACCAGCACTTTAATGCGCGGATACGCCGCCTGCGCCTGGCGTCGGGTATCAAGCTGATATCCCTCTTTCTCGACAATGCCTTTTTCGCCTGTGCACCCTGCCAGTAACAGAGCGGCAGCGACCAGCCAGAAGACTCTTCTCATCGACGCGTTTTCACCGCCGTACCGCTGACGCTAACCATCAGCATACTGCCGTTTTGCCCGACCGTTTCGTAGTCGATATCAATACCGACGACGGCATCAGCCCCCAGCGCTCGCGCCTGGGAGCCGAGCTCCTCAAAGGCAATCTCCCGCGCTTTACGCAGTTCTTTTTCGTAGGCACCGGAGCGTCCGCCAACGATATCGCGGATACCGGCAAAGAAATCACGGAAAATATTCGCGCCTAAAATCGCTTCGCCAGTCACCACACCGCAATATTCAACGATGGTCTGGCCTTCCAGAGTTGGGGTTGTAGAAAATTGCATGATCGATCTCCTTGTTTGCTAAGCCTTCGATCTTCAAAGCATTATCGGACTGATACGCTATTATTGAAAGGATATCATTATTATCGTAGAACGCTTTCAAGGTGTTCGCTTATAAGGAAATCATCATGCGCTATAGCAAATTGACCATGCTTATCCCTTGCGCACTGCTACTCAGTGCCTGTACCACCGTCACGCCAGCTTATAAAGATAACGGCCCCCGCACCGGTTCCTGTGTCCAGGGGGGCCTGATAGCGTGGCTCAACAGTTCTATGACTACCGCATTCAACATCGCGGCAATGACATTACCGCTCTACGCCCCTATTTGAGTGACAAACTGGCAACCCTACTTAGCGATGCCAGCCGCGATAATAGTCATCGTGAATTGTTAAGCAGCGATCCGTTCTCCAGTCGAACCACCTTGCCAGACAGCGCCCACGTTGCCAGTGCATCTACTATCCCTAATCGTGATGCCCGTAACATTCCATTGCGCGTGGATCTCAAGCAGGGTGACCAGGGCTGGCAGGATGAAGTGTTAATGATTCAGGAAGGCCAGTGTTGGGTCATCGACGATGTGCGCTACTTAGGCGGTAGCGTTCATGCCACAGCGGGTACGCTCCGTCAGTCCATCGAGAATCGCTAACGTCTTGATCAACCAATAAACCCCGTAAATTGTACGGCATTTCGTGAGGAATGCCGACATTTATGCTCGCCGACCACCGCCCCCGTTATTTTGTGCTATGTTTATTGAATAATGCGCTTTGCTTTTAACTTTTAAAGCAGAAATATTGCATAATTATTCTGTCAAAGGTATTATCTTCGACCTCAATAGCTATCAGACTGCCAGTATACGAGTGTCAATGAGTATTCAATTAAACGGCATTAATTGCTTCTACGGCGCGCATCAGGCGCTGTTCGATATCACGCTGGATTGCCCACAGGGCGAAACGCTGGTGTTACTTGGCCCCAGCGGCGCGGGTAAAAGCTCGCTGCTGCGTGTACTCAATCTGCTTGAGATGCCGCGCTCCGGTACGCTCAACATTGCAGGCAACCATTTCGATTTCACCAAAACCCCCTCTGACAAAGCGATTCGCGATTTGCGTCGTAACGTTGGCATGGTGTTTCAGCAATACAACCTGTGGCCGCATCTGACCGTGCAGCAAAACCTGATTGAAGCGCCCTGTCGTGTACTGGGGTTGAGTAAAGATCAGGCGCTGGCCCGTGCAGAAAAACTGCTGGAACGTCTGCGTCTCAAACCTTATAGCGATCGTTACCCGCTGCATCTTTCTGGAGGTCAGCAGCAGCGTGTTGCTATTGCCCGTGCGTTGATGATGGAACCGCAGGTACTGCTGTTCGATGAACCGACCGCCGCACTGGACCCCGAAATTACGGCACAAATCGTCAGCATCATTCGTGAGCTGGCAGAAACGAATATTACCCAGGTGATCGTCACCCACGAAGTTGAAGTGGCGCGTAAAACCGCCAGCCGAGTGGTGTATATGGAAAACGGTCATATCGTAGAACAAGGCGACGCGAGCTGCTTTACCGAGCCGCAAACCGAAGCATTTAAAAACTATCTCTCTCACTAAGATTCGGGATAACAACAATGAAAAAAGTTCTGATTGCCGCGTTAATTGCAGGTTTTAGTCTTTCCGCCACAGCAGCCGAAACCATTCGTTTTGCCACCGAAGCCTCCTATCCTCCGTTTGAATCGATTGATGCAAACAACCAGATCGTTGGTTTTGATGTCGACCTGGCGCAGGCATTGTGTAAAGAGATTGATGCAACCTGCACTTTCTCTAACCAGGCGTTTGACAGCCTGATCCCAAGCCTGAAATTCCGTCGCGTAGAAGCAGTGATGGCGGGCATGGATATCACTCCGGA
It encodes the following:
- the ltaE gene encoding low-specificity L-threonine aldolase yields the protein MIDLRSDTVTRPSRAMLEAMMAAPVGDDVYGDDPTVNALQDYAAELSGKEAAIFLPTGTQANLVALLSHCERGEEYIVGQAAHNYLFEAGGAAVLGSIQPQPIDAAADGTLPLDKVAMKIKPDDIHFARTKLLSLENTHNGKVLPREYLKEAWEFTRKRNLALHVDGARIFNAVVAYGCELKEITQYCDSFTICLSKGLGTPVGSLLVGNRDYIKRAIRWRKMTGGGMRQSGILAAAGMYALKNNVARLQEDHDNATWMAEQLREAGTDVMRQDTNMLFVRVGEENAAALGEYMKARNVLINASPIVRLVTHLDVSRAQLAEVAAHWRAFLAR
- the ybjS gene encoding NAD-dependent epimerase/dehydratase family protein, translated to MKVLVTGATSGLGRNAVEFLCQKGISVRATGRNEAMGKLLEKMGAEFVPADLTELVSSQAKVMLAGIDTLWHCSSFTSPWGTQQAFDLANVRATRRLGEWAVAWGVRNFIHISSPSLYFDYHHHRDIKEDFRPHRFANEFARSKAASEEVINMLSQANPQTRFTILRPQSLFGPHDKVFIPRLAHMMHHYGSILLPHGGSALVDMTYYENAVHAMWLASQEACDKLPSGRVYNITNGEHRTLRSIVQKLIDELNIDCRIRSVPYPMLDMIARSMERLGRKSAKEPPLTHYGVSKLNFDFTLDITRAQEELGYQPVLTLDEGIEKTAAWLRDHGKLPR
- the hcr gene encoding NADH oxidoreductase; the encoded protein is MTMPTNQCPWRMQVHHITQETPDVWTISLICHDYYPYRAGQYALVSVRNSAETLRAYTISSTPGVSEYITLTVRRIDDGVGSRWLTRDVKRGDYLWLSDAMGEFTCDDKAEDKFLLLAAGCGVTPIMSMRRWLAKNRPQADVQVIYNVRTPQDVIFADEWRNYPVTLVAENNVTEGFIAGRLTRELLTRVPDLASRTVMTCGPAPYMDWVEQEVKALGVTRFFKEKFFTPVAEAATSGLKFTKLQPAREFYAPVGTTLLEALESNNVPVVAACRAGVCGCCKTKVISGEYTVSSTMTLTDAEIAEGYVLACSCHPQGDLVLA
- the poxB gene encoding ubiquinone-dependent pyruvate dehydrogenase, translated to MKQTVAAYIAKTLESAGVKRIWGVTGDSLNGLSDSLNRMGTIEWMSTRHEEVAAFAAGAEAQLSGELAVCAGSCGPGNLHLINGLFDCHRNHVPVLAIAAHIPSSEIGSGYFQETHPQELFRECSHYCELVSSPEQIPQVLAIAMRKAVLNRGVSVVVLPGDVALKPAPEGATTHWYHAPQPVVTPEEEELRKLAQLLRYSSNIALMCGSGCAGAHKELVEFAGKIKAPIVHALRGKEHVEYDNPYDVGMTGLIGFSSGFHTMMNADTLVLLGTQFPYRVFYPTDAKIIQIDINPASIGAHSKVDMALVGDIKSTLRALLPLVEEKTERKFLDKALEDYRDARKGLDDLAKPSEKAIHPQYLAQQISHFAADDAIFTCDVGTPTVWAARYLKMNGKRRLLGSFNHGSMANAMPQALGAQATEPERQVVAMCGDGGFSMLMGDFLSVVQMKLPVKIIVFNNSVLGFVAMEMKAGGYLTDGTELHDTNFARIAEACGITGIRVEKASEIDEALQRAFSIDGPVLVDVVVAKEELAIPPQIKLEQAKGFSLYMLRAIISGRGDEVIELAKTNWLR
- the amiD gene encoding N-acetylmuramoyl-L-alanine amidase AmiD; the encoded protein is MRRVFWLVAAALLLAGCTGEKGIVEKEGYQLDTRRQAQAAYPRIKVLVIHYTADDFDSSLATLTDKQVSSHYLVPAVPPRYNGKPRIWQLVPEQELAWHAGISAWRGATRLNDTSIGIELENRGWQKSAGVKYFAPFEPAQIQALIPLAKDIIARYYIKPENVVAHADIAPQRKDDPGPLFPWKQLAQQGIGAWPDAQRVNFYLAGRAPHTPVETASLLELLARYGYDVKPDMTPREQRRVIMAFQMHFRPTLYNGEADAETQAIAEALLEKYGQD
- the ybjQ gene encoding heavy metal-binding domain-containing protein is translated as MQFSTTPTLEGQTIVEYCGVVTGEAILGANIFRDFFAGIRDIVGGRSGAYEKELRKAREIAFEELGSQARALGADAVVGIDIDYETVGQNGSMLMVSVSGTAVKTRR
- the artP gene encoding arginine ABC transporter ATP-binding protein ArtP, producing the protein MSIQLNGINCFYGAHQALFDITLDCPQGETLVLLGPSGAGKSSLLRVLNLLEMPRSGTLNIAGNHFDFTKTPSDKAIRDLRRNVGMVFQQYNLWPHLTVQQNLIEAPCRVLGLSKDQALARAEKLLERLRLKPYSDRYPLHLSGGQQQRVAIARALMMEPQVLLFDEPTAALDPEITAQIVSIIRELAETNITQVIVTHEVEVARKTASRVVYMENGHIVEQGDASCFTEPQTEAFKNYLSH
- the ybjT gene encoding SDR family oxidoreductase; translated protein: MPQRILVLGASGYIGQHLVRTLSQQGHQLLAAARHVDRLAKLQLANVSCHKVDLSWPDNLPALLQDIDTVYFLVHSMGEGGDFIAQERQVALNVRDALREVPVKQLIFLSSLQAPPHEQSDHLRARQATADILREAGVPVTELRAGIIVGAGSAAFEVMRDMVYNLPVLTPPRWVRSRTTPIALENLLHYLVALLDHPASEHRIFEAAGPEVLSYQQQFEHFMAVSGKRRWLLPIPFPTRWISVWFLNVITSVPPTTARALIQGLKHDLLADDTALRALIPQPLIAFDDAVRSTLKEEEKLVNSSDWGYDAQAFARWRPEYGYFAKQAGFTVKTSARLQALWRVVNQIGGKERYFFGNILWQTRALMDLAIGHKLAKGRPEREYLQTGDAVDSWKVIVVEPEKQLTLLFGMKAPGLGRLCFTLEDKGDYRTIDVRAFWHPHGMPGLFYWLLMIPAHLFIFRGMAKRIARLAEQSTD